A portion of the Acanthopagrus latus isolate v.2019 chromosome 21, fAcaLat1.1, whole genome shotgun sequence genome contains these proteins:
- the ca8 gene encoding carbonic anhydrase-related protein, giving the protein MADNVNEESDYIPGKDELDWGYEEGVEWGLHFPAANGEYQSPINLNSREAQYDPSLLDVGLSPNYVVCRDCEVINDGHTVRIILKSKSVVTGGPLPSDHEYELHEVRFHWGKENQRGSEHTVNFKAFPMELHLIHWNSTLFNTLEDALGKKNGVLVIALFVQIGKEHLGLKAITEVLLDLQYKGKNKIIPCFNPNTLLPDPLLRDYWVYEGSLTTPPCSENVTWILYRYPLTISQLQIEEFRRLRSHVKGAELQEGNDGLLGDNFRPTQPLSDRMVRAAFQ; this is encoded by the exons ATGGCTGACAATGTGAATGAGGAGTCGGATTATATCCCGGGGAAGGATGAGCTGGACTGGGGCTATGAGGAAG GTGTAGAATGGGGGCTCCATTTCCCAGCAGCCAATGGCGAGTACCAGTCTCCCATTAACTTAAACTCCAGAGAGGCCCAGTATGACCCGTCCCTCCTGGATGTCGGCTTATCACCAAACTATGTGGTGTGTCGAGACTGTGAGGTCATTAACGATGGACACACTGTTCGCATCATTCTCAAATCCAAGTCAG TGGTTACTGGAGGTCCTTTGCCTAGTGATCATGAGTATGAGCTTCATGAAGTTAGATTCCATTGGGGCAAAGAAAACCAGAGGGGATCTGAGCACACTGTGAACTTCAAGGCTTTCCCTATGGAG CTCCATCTGATTCACTGGAACAGCACTCTGTTTAACACTTTGGAAGATGCTCTTGGGAAGAAGAATGGAGTCCTCGTCATCGCTCTATTTGTGCAG ATTGGGAAGGAGCATCTGGGTCTAAAGGCCATCACAGAAGTTCTGCTGGACCTGCAGTACAAG GGGAAGAACAAGATCATCCCTTGCTTCAACCCAAACACTCTGCTGCCTG ATCCTTTACTGAGAGACTACTGGGTGTATGAGGGATCTCTGACCACACCACCTTGTAGTGAGAATGTGACCTGGATCCTCTACCGCTATCCCCTCACCATCTCACAGTTACAG ATTGAGGAGTTTCGGCGGCTGCGGTCCCATGTCAAAGGGGCGGAGCTTCAAGAAGGGAATGATGGGTTGTTGGGGGACAACTTCCGTCCCACCCAACCGCTCAGTGACCGGATGGTTCGTGCCGCCTTCCAGTGA